The Gloeobacter morelensis MG652769 genome contains the following window.
CATACCCCGAAAATCCCTCGCCGTGATCGCGACGGGGCAATAGCTACGAGATTTTCGCACGAAAGCGGCGGCGGCGCAATGTCGGTTCTGGAAACGGTAAAACAGCTCAAACTTGTCACGGCGGCGATTGCAAAAAGGTTTCAAGGGGCATTCTCGTAAACAATTCCAGTCTGCCGCCCTCGGTGCAGTTGTGGATCTGCCTGCCTGCCGCCGCGTAGACGGCGCCCGCCAGTGCATAGGCCGTCTCGCTTCCGGCAAGGTCCGGCAGTTGCCATCGCACGCCGCCCGCAAAATAATTCGGGTCGAAGTGATCACTATCTTGGTCTTTGGAAACCACGGTTTTGTTGGCCGGTCCTTTTGCATTAAACGAGTGGTCGCACCCGATCAGGCCCACCCGAGCAAACCCCATGTGAAAAGCCAATTGCAGCGCCACAAACGTCACTGTATATCCCTGATAGATGCTCACCGAGCAGTCGCGGGCGAACTTGATCTGGCTTGCGGAGTGCAGAAATACTACGTTTGGGCGTGGATGGACGAATCGCCGGGCAAAGTTATCCAGAAACAGAGGAATATTTGTCTGATTGAAAAAATCGGCGTTCTGCTCCAGTACCAGGGGATTTACCGACACGATGCAGGAAGGACGAAAATCGGAACGCTCAAAAAGAAGATTGATTTTGTTCATCCCAATGGTGAACGTGTCCTTCAAAAGGGAGAGATCCGACTTGAGCAGGCTCGGCCCGTTACAGACAATTACCGACGATCGGCCAGCGTAACGGTTCTTCCAGGCCAGCAATCTGCGCCGCGAACGCCACGATTCGATATCAAGATCCCAGCGCAGGCGGTTATAAATTTCGTAGGCGGCAAAGCGATAAGGATTGACCGTGGGGTTGGTCGCCAGCAATTCGGCATCGACAGGGTTGCGATTGAGGATCCGAAATAATGACATAAGAAACAGTTGATACTTTCAAGTCTGTATAGCGATGCCTGTATAGCGCATCCTGTTCGCAACCTGCCGGTTCACCGGCAATCTCCATTCAGAAAGAGACCGGTTTGGATGCGTGTAGGGCACAATTGGCCGAATCGTTCTTAAGTCCAGGGGATGTACGCTTGCCATTTGGGCACAGCCGGCAGCAGGACAGTACCTAGGCAGTAAACCACCGCCACCGCCAGGGGAACCAGCGAGGTGGCGGGTTCGAACGACCAGAAATTGACTTTGCAGGCGCGGTAGGAATGCAGAGCGCAGTACCACGAATAGAAGCCCAAGTAGCCCGCAAGCAGGGCTACGGGAATGGCGTAAGCCCCCAGGCTCCCGAAGGTGGTGCAGGCGACCGCCGCGAAGATGGTGCCGTGCACCAGGGTAACCTTGTGCCAGATGATGTGGTTGGTGGTGCTGTACAACTGCAGATGCATCGCCCCGAAGCGCTCGACAAAAAAAGCCAGGCCGAGAAGCGCCCACAACAACGGCTCGACAAAGCGGGCCTGGCTGCCGATCAGCCGCAGCAGCGGCTCCGCCAGCAGGCCGATCCCGACAAAACCAACCACGTAAGCCCAGTACGCCAGGCACATCCCCCGGCGCGCGATCTGCACCTGCTCTTCGAGGCGGCCCTGGGAGCGCAGACGCGCCAGCACCGGAAGCTTGCTGTAAAAAGGAGCCTGAGAGAATTGATTGACCGTCTGGATGACACGCAAGGCCACCAGGTAGGCCGCTACATCCGCGGCGGTGCCCACCTGTGCGTAGAGCAGGTGGCTTACCTGCAGCAGACCACTGGTCAGCAACAGGCCCACGCCGCTGCGCCAGGCACTCGGCCAAACGGCCGCGAAAATCTCGCGGCAAAAGAGGCTCTGTCGTCCATGGGCGAAGCGGCCCTCCGCCAGTTTAAAAGACAGCCACCGGTTGATCAGGACGCCCAGGACCACCCAACTCTGGTTGGCAACCACCAGGGGCAGCAGGCCGCCGCCGCCGGCGAGCACTGCAAAGCTGCTGGCGATGGCACCCAAGGCCGTAAAAGCTTGCCAGCGCTGCCAGGGCGCCACCTGGTTGATCCCCTGCAGGTAAGCGCTATAGAGATTGCCGTAGAAGGTGACGGCCGAAACGGCCACGATCACCACCCATGCCGTCCAAGCAGCGGCAGGATCGGCGGTGGCCGCAATCGACTTGGCCAACGACCAGGTGCCCAAGGTGGCAAGCAAAATCACGGAGCCAAGGGTCAAACGCCGGTAGACGACGCGCATCGTGCCGCAGATGCGCGTCAGCACCTCCCAATTCGGCTGACCGTCCCCTCCAGAGGGCGGGGAGGACTGAAAGTTGCCCACATCCCGGGCT
Protein-coding sequences here:
- a CDS encoding 6-hydroxymethylpterin diphosphokinase MptE-like protein, with the translated sequence MLATNPTVNPYRFAAYEIYNRLRWDLDIESWRSRRRLLAWKNRYAGRSSVIVCNGPSLLKSDLSLLKDTFTIGMNKINLLFERSDFRPSCIVSVNPLVLEQNADFFNQTNIPLFLDNFARRFVHPRPNVVFLHSASQIKFARDCSVSIYQGYTVTFVALQLAFHMGFARVGLIGCDHSFNAKGPANKTVVSKDQDSDHFDPNYFAGGVRWQLPDLAGSETAYALAGAVYAAAGRQIHNCTEGGRLELFTRMPLETFLQSPP